From the genome of Symphalangus syndactylus isolate Jambi chromosome 5, NHGRI_mSymSyn1-v2.1_pri, whole genome shotgun sequence, one region includes:
- the FOXM1 gene encoding forkhead box protein M1 isoform X1, producing the protein MKTSPRRPLILKRRRLPLPVQNAPSETSEEEPKRSPAQQEPNQAEASKEVAEPHSCKFPAGIKIINHPTMPNTQVVAIPNNANIHSIITALTAKGKESGSSGPNKFILISCGGAPTQPPGLQPQIQTSYDAKRTEVTLETLGPKPAARDVNLPRPSGALCEQKRETCADGEAAGCTTNNSLSNIQWLRKMSSDGLGSCSIKQEMEEKENCHLEHRQVKVEEPSRPSASWQNSVSERPPYSYMAMIQFAINSTERKRMTLKDIYTWIEDHFPYFKHIAKPGWKNSIRHNLSLHDMFVRETSANGKVSFWTIHPSANRYLTLDQVFKPLDPGSPQLPEHLESQQQKRPNPELCRNVTIKTELPLGARRKMKPLLPRVSSYLVPIQFPVNQALVLQPSVKVPLPLAASLMSSELARHSKRVRIAPKVLLAEEGIAPLPSAGPRKEEKLLFGEGLSPLLPVQSIKEEEIQPGEEMPHLARPIKVESPPLEEWPSPAPSFKEESSHSWEDSSQSPTPRPKKSYSGLRSPTRCVSEMLVIQHRERRERSRSRRKQHLLPPCVDEPELLFSEGPSTSRWAAELPFPADSSEPASQLSYSQEEGGPFKTPIKETLPVSSTPSKSVLPRTPESWRLTPPAKVGGLDFSPVQTPQGASGPLPDPLGLMDLSTTPLKSVPPFESPQRLLSAEPLDLTSVPFGNSSPSDIEVPKPGSPEPQVSGLAANRSLTEGLVLDTMNDSLSKILLDISFPGLEEDPLGPDSINWSQFIPELQ; encoded by the exons ATGAAAACCAGCCCCCGTCGGCCATTGATTCTCAAAAGACGGAGGCTGCCCCTTCCTGTTCAAAATGCCCCAAGTGAAACATCAGAGGAGGAACCCAAGAGATCCCCTGCCCAACAGGAGCCTAATCAAGCAGAGGCCTCCAAGGAAGTGGCAGAGCCCCACTCTTGCAAGTTTCCAGCTGGGATCAAGATTATTAACCACCCCACCATGCCCAACACCCAAGTAGTGGCCATCCCCAACAATGCTAATATTCACAGCATCATCACAGCACTGACTGCCAAGGGAAAAGAGAGTGGCAGTAGTGGGCCCAACAAATTCATCCTCATCAGCTGTGGGGGAGCCCCAACTCAGCCTCCAGGACTCCAGCCTCAAATCCAAACCAGCTATGATGCCAAAAGGACAGAAGTGACCCTGGAGACCTTGGGACCAAAACCTGCAGCTAGGGATGTGAATCTTCCTAGACCATCTGGAGCCCTTTGCGAGCAGAAACGGGAGACCTGTG CAGATGGTGAGGCAGCAGGCTGCACTACCAACAATAGCCTTTCCAACATCCAGTGGCTTCGAAAGATGAGTTCTGATGGACTGGGCTCCTGCAGCATCAAGCAAGAGATGGAGGAAAAGGAGAATTGTCACCTGGAGCACAGACAGGTTAAG GTTGAGGAGCCTTCGAGACCATCAGCGTCCTGGCAGAACTCTGTGTCTGAGCGGCCACCCTACTCTTACATGGCCATGATACAATTCGCCATCAACAGCACTGAGAGGAAGCGCATGACCTTGAAAGACATCTACACTTGGATTGAGGACCACTTTCCCTACTTTAAGCACATTGCCAAGCCAGGCTGGAAG AACTCCATCCGCCACAACCTTTCCCTGCATGACATGTTTGTCCGGGAGACGTCCGCCAATGGCAAGGTCTCCTTCTGGACCATTCACCCCAGTGCCAACCGCTACTTGACATTGGACCAGGTGTTTAAG CCACTGGACCCAGGGTCTCCACAATTGCCCGAGCACTTGGAATCA CAGCAGCAGAAACGACCGAATCCAGAGCTCTGCCGGAATGTGACCATCAAAACTGAACTCCCCCTGGGTGCAC GGCGGAAGATGAAGCCACTGCTACCACGGGTCAGCTCATACCTGGTGCCTATCCAGTTCCCGGTGAACCAGGCACTGGTGTTGCAGCCCTCGGTGAAGGTGCCATTGCCCCTGGCGGCTTCCCTCATGAGCTCAGAGCTCGCCCGCCATAGCAAGCGAGTCCGCATCGCCCCCAAG GTACTGCTAGCTGAGGAGGGGATAGCTCCTCTTCCTTCTGCAGGACCAAGGAAAGAGGAGAAACTCCTGTTTGGAGAAGGGCTGTCTCCTTTGCTTCCAGTCCAGTCTATCAAGGAGGAAGAAATCCAGCCTGGGGAGGAAATGCCACACTTAGCGAGACCCATCAAAGTGGAGAGCCCTCCCTTGGAAGAGTGGCCCTCCCCGGCCCCATCTTTCAAAGAGGAATCATCTCACTCCTGGGAGGATTCGTCCCAATCTCCCACCCCAAGACCCAAGAAGTCCTACAGTGGGCTTAGGTCCCCAACCCGGTGTGTCTCGGAAATGCTTGTGATTCAAcacagggagaggagggagaggagccggTCTCGGAGGAAACAGCATCTACTGCCTCCCTGTGTGGATGAGCCGGAGCTGCTCTTCTCAGAGGGGCCCAGTACTTCCCGCTGGGCCGCAGAGCTCCCGTTCCCAGCAGACTCCTCTGAGCCTGCCTCCCAGCTCAGCTACTCCCAGGAAGAGGGAGGACCTTTTAAGACACCCATTAAGGAAACGCTGCCTGTCTCCTCCACCCCGAGCAAATCTGTCCTCCCCAGAACCCCTGAATCCTGGAGGCTCACGCCCCCAGCCAAAGTAGGGGGGCTGGATTTCAGCCCAGTACAAACCCCCCAGGGTGCCTCTGGCCCCTTGCCTGACCCCCTGGGGCTGATGGATCTCAGCACCACTCCACTGAAAAGTGTTCCCCCCTTTGAATCACCGCAAAGGCTCCTCAGTGCAGAACCCTTAGACCTCACCTCTGTCCCCTTTGGCAACTCTTCTCCCTCAGATATAGAAGTCCCCAAGCCAGGCTCCCCGGAGCCACAGGTTTCTGGCCTTGCAGCCAATCGTTCTCTGACAGAAGGCCTGGTCCTGGACACAATGAATGATAGCCTCAGCAAGATCCTGCTGGACATCAGCTTTCCTGGCCTGGAGGAGGACCCACTGGGCCCTGACAGCATCAACTGGTCCCAGTTTATTCCTGAGCTACAGTAG
- the FOXM1 gene encoding forkhead box protein M1 isoform X6, giving the protein MKTSPRRPLILKRRRLPLPVQNAPSETSEEEPKRSPAQQEPNQAEASKEVAEPHSCKFPAGIKIINHPTMPNTQVVAIPNNANIHSIITALTAKGKESGSSGPNKFILISCGGAPTQPPGLQPQIQTSYDAKRTEVTLETLGPKPAARDVNLPRPSGALCEQKRETCADGEAAGCTTNNSLSNIQWLRKMSSDGLGSCSIKQEMEEKENCHLEHRQVKVEEPSRPSASWQNSVSERPPYSYMAMIQFAINSTERKRMTLKDIYTWIEDHFPYFKHIAKPGWKNSIRHNLSLHDMFVRETSANGKVSFWTIHPSANRYLTLDQVFKQQKRPNPELCRNVTIKTELPLGARRKMKPLLPRVSSYLVPIQFPVNQALVLQPSVKVPLPLAASLMSSELARHSKRVRIAPKVLLAEEGIAPLPSAGPRKEEKLLFGEGLSPLLPVQSIKEEEIQPGEEMPHLARPIKVESPPLEEWPSPAPSFKEESSHSWEDSSQSPTPRPKKSYSGLRSPTRCVSEMLVIQHRERRERSRSRRKQHLLPPCVDEPELLFSEGPSTSRWAAELPFPADSSEPASQLSYSQEEGGPFKTPIKETLPVSSTPSKSVLPRTPESWRLTPPAKVGGLDFSPVQTPQGASGPLPDPLGLMDLSTTPLKSVPPFESPQRLLSAEPLDLTSVPFGNSSPSDIEVPKPGSPEPQVSGLAANRSLTEGLVLDTMNDSLSKILLDISFPGLEEDPLGPDSINWSQFIPELQ; this is encoded by the exons ATGAAAACCAGCCCCCGTCGGCCATTGATTCTCAAAAGACGGAGGCTGCCCCTTCCTGTTCAAAATGCCCCAAGTGAAACATCAGAGGAGGAACCCAAGAGATCCCCTGCCCAACAGGAGCCTAATCAAGCAGAGGCCTCCAAGGAAGTGGCAGAGCCCCACTCTTGCAAGTTTCCAGCTGGGATCAAGATTATTAACCACCCCACCATGCCCAACACCCAAGTAGTGGCCATCCCCAACAATGCTAATATTCACAGCATCATCACAGCACTGACTGCCAAGGGAAAAGAGAGTGGCAGTAGTGGGCCCAACAAATTCATCCTCATCAGCTGTGGGGGAGCCCCAACTCAGCCTCCAGGACTCCAGCCTCAAATCCAAACCAGCTATGATGCCAAAAGGACAGAAGTGACCCTGGAGACCTTGGGACCAAAACCTGCAGCTAGGGATGTGAATCTTCCTAGACCATCTGGAGCCCTTTGCGAGCAGAAACGGGAGACCTGTG CAGATGGTGAGGCAGCAGGCTGCACTACCAACAATAGCCTTTCCAACATCCAGTGGCTTCGAAAGATGAGTTCTGATGGACTGGGCTCCTGCAGCATCAAGCAAGAGATGGAGGAAAAGGAGAATTGTCACCTGGAGCACAGACAGGTTAAG GTTGAGGAGCCTTCGAGACCATCAGCGTCCTGGCAGAACTCTGTGTCTGAGCGGCCACCCTACTCTTACATGGCCATGATACAATTCGCCATCAACAGCACTGAGAGGAAGCGCATGACCTTGAAAGACATCTACACTTGGATTGAGGACCACTTTCCCTACTTTAAGCACATTGCCAAGCCAGGCTGGAAG AACTCCATCCGCCACAACCTTTCCCTGCATGACATGTTTGTCCGGGAGACGTCCGCCAATGGCAAGGTCTCCTTCTGGACCATTCACCCCAGTGCCAACCGCTACTTGACATTGGACCAGGTGTTTAAG CAGCAGAAACGACCGAATCCAGAGCTCTGCCGGAATGTGACCATCAAAACTGAACTCCCCCTGGGTGCAC GGCGGAAGATGAAGCCACTGCTACCACGGGTCAGCTCATACCTGGTGCCTATCCAGTTCCCGGTGAACCAGGCACTGGTGTTGCAGCCCTCGGTGAAGGTGCCATTGCCCCTGGCGGCTTCCCTCATGAGCTCAGAGCTCGCCCGCCATAGCAAGCGAGTCCGCATCGCCCCCAAG GTACTGCTAGCTGAGGAGGGGATAGCTCCTCTTCCTTCTGCAGGACCAAGGAAAGAGGAGAAACTCCTGTTTGGAGAAGGGCTGTCTCCTTTGCTTCCAGTCCAGTCTATCAAGGAGGAAGAAATCCAGCCTGGGGAGGAAATGCCACACTTAGCGAGACCCATCAAAGTGGAGAGCCCTCCCTTGGAAGAGTGGCCCTCCCCGGCCCCATCTTTCAAAGAGGAATCATCTCACTCCTGGGAGGATTCGTCCCAATCTCCCACCCCAAGACCCAAGAAGTCCTACAGTGGGCTTAGGTCCCCAACCCGGTGTGTCTCGGAAATGCTTGTGATTCAAcacagggagaggagggagaggagccggTCTCGGAGGAAACAGCATCTACTGCCTCCCTGTGTGGATGAGCCGGAGCTGCTCTTCTCAGAGGGGCCCAGTACTTCCCGCTGGGCCGCAGAGCTCCCGTTCCCAGCAGACTCCTCTGAGCCTGCCTCCCAGCTCAGCTACTCCCAGGAAGAGGGAGGACCTTTTAAGACACCCATTAAGGAAACGCTGCCTGTCTCCTCCACCCCGAGCAAATCTGTCCTCCCCAGAACCCCTGAATCCTGGAGGCTCACGCCCCCAGCCAAAGTAGGGGGGCTGGATTTCAGCCCAGTACAAACCCCCCAGGGTGCCTCTGGCCCCTTGCCTGACCCCCTGGGGCTGATGGATCTCAGCACCACTCCACTGAAAAGTGTTCCCCCCTTTGAATCACCGCAAAGGCTCCTCAGTGCAGAACCCTTAGACCTCACCTCTGTCCCCTTTGGCAACTCTTCTCCCTCAGATATAGAAGTCCCCAAGCCAGGCTCCCCGGAGCCACAGGTTTCTGGCCTTGCAGCCAATCGTTCTCTGACAGAAGGCCTGGTCCTGGACACAATGAATGATAGCCTCAGCAAGATCCTGCTGGACATCAGCTTTCCTGGCCTGGAGGAGGACCCACTGGGCCCTGACAGCATCAACTGGTCCCAGTTTATTCCTGAGCTACAGTAG
- the FOXM1 gene encoding forkhead box protein M1 isoform X9 gives MKTSPRRPLILKRRRLPLPVQNAPSETSEEEPKRSPAQQEPNQAEASKEVAEPHSCKFPAGIKIINHPTMPNTQVVAIPNNANIHSIITALTAKGKESGSSGPNKFILISCGGAPTQPPGLQPQIQTSYDAKRTEVTLETLGPKPAARDVNLPRPSGALCEQKRETCADGEAAGCTTNNSLSNIQWLRKMSSDGLGSCSIKQEMEEKENCHLEHRQVKVEEPSRPSASWQNSVSERPPYSYMAMIQFAINSTERKRMTLKDIYTWIEDHFPYFKHIAKPGWKQQKRPNPELCRNVTIKTELPLGARRKMKPLLPRVSSYLVPIQFPVNQALVLQPSVKVPLPLAASLMSSELARHSKRVRIAPKVLLAEEGIAPLPSAGPRKEEKLLFGEGLSPLLPVQSIKEEEIQPGEEMPHLARPIKVESPPLEEWPSPAPSFKEESSHSWEDSSQSPTPRPKKSYSGLRSPTRCVSEMLVIQHRERRERSRSRRKQHLLPPCVDEPELLFSEGPSTSRWAAELPFPADSSEPASQLSYSQEEGGPFKTPIKETLPVSSTPSKSVLPRTPESWRLTPPAKVGGLDFSPVQTPQGASGPLPDPLGLMDLSTTPLKSVPPFESPQRLLSAEPLDLTSVPFGNSSPSDIEVPKPGSPEPQVSGLAANRSLTEGLVLDTMNDSLSKILLDISFPGLEEDPLGPDSINWSQFIPELQ, from the exons ATGAAAACCAGCCCCCGTCGGCCATTGATTCTCAAAAGACGGAGGCTGCCCCTTCCTGTTCAAAATGCCCCAAGTGAAACATCAGAGGAGGAACCCAAGAGATCCCCTGCCCAACAGGAGCCTAATCAAGCAGAGGCCTCCAAGGAAGTGGCAGAGCCCCACTCTTGCAAGTTTCCAGCTGGGATCAAGATTATTAACCACCCCACCATGCCCAACACCCAAGTAGTGGCCATCCCCAACAATGCTAATATTCACAGCATCATCACAGCACTGACTGCCAAGGGAAAAGAGAGTGGCAGTAGTGGGCCCAACAAATTCATCCTCATCAGCTGTGGGGGAGCCCCAACTCAGCCTCCAGGACTCCAGCCTCAAATCCAAACCAGCTATGATGCCAAAAGGACAGAAGTGACCCTGGAGACCTTGGGACCAAAACCTGCAGCTAGGGATGTGAATCTTCCTAGACCATCTGGAGCCCTTTGCGAGCAGAAACGGGAGACCTGTG CAGATGGTGAGGCAGCAGGCTGCACTACCAACAATAGCCTTTCCAACATCCAGTGGCTTCGAAAGATGAGTTCTGATGGACTGGGCTCCTGCAGCATCAAGCAAGAGATGGAGGAAAAGGAGAATTGTCACCTGGAGCACAGACAGGTTAAG GTTGAGGAGCCTTCGAGACCATCAGCGTCCTGGCAGAACTCTGTGTCTGAGCGGCCACCCTACTCTTACATGGCCATGATACAATTCGCCATCAACAGCACTGAGAGGAAGCGCATGACCTTGAAAGACATCTACACTTGGATTGAGGACCACTTTCCCTACTTTAAGCACATTGCCAAGCCAGGCTGGAAG CAGCAGAAACGACCGAATCCAGAGCTCTGCCGGAATGTGACCATCAAAACTGAACTCCCCCTGGGTGCAC GGCGGAAGATGAAGCCACTGCTACCACGGGTCAGCTCATACCTGGTGCCTATCCAGTTCCCGGTGAACCAGGCACTGGTGTTGCAGCCCTCGGTGAAGGTGCCATTGCCCCTGGCGGCTTCCCTCATGAGCTCAGAGCTCGCCCGCCATAGCAAGCGAGTCCGCATCGCCCCCAAG GTACTGCTAGCTGAGGAGGGGATAGCTCCTCTTCCTTCTGCAGGACCAAGGAAAGAGGAGAAACTCCTGTTTGGAGAAGGGCTGTCTCCTTTGCTTCCAGTCCAGTCTATCAAGGAGGAAGAAATCCAGCCTGGGGAGGAAATGCCACACTTAGCGAGACCCATCAAAGTGGAGAGCCCTCCCTTGGAAGAGTGGCCCTCCCCGGCCCCATCTTTCAAAGAGGAATCATCTCACTCCTGGGAGGATTCGTCCCAATCTCCCACCCCAAGACCCAAGAAGTCCTACAGTGGGCTTAGGTCCCCAACCCGGTGTGTCTCGGAAATGCTTGTGATTCAAcacagggagaggagggagaggagccggTCTCGGAGGAAACAGCATCTACTGCCTCCCTGTGTGGATGAGCCGGAGCTGCTCTTCTCAGAGGGGCCCAGTACTTCCCGCTGGGCCGCAGAGCTCCCGTTCCCAGCAGACTCCTCTGAGCCTGCCTCCCAGCTCAGCTACTCCCAGGAAGAGGGAGGACCTTTTAAGACACCCATTAAGGAAACGCTGCCTGTCTCCTCCACCCCGAGCAAATCTGTCCTCCCCAGAACCCCTGAATCCTGGAGGCTCACGCCCCCAGCCAAAGTAGGGGGGCTGGATTTCAGCCCAGTACAAACCCCCCAGGGTGCCTCTGGCCCCTTGCCTGACCCCCTGGGGCTGATGGATCTCAGCACCACTCCACTGAAAAGTGTTCCCCCCTTTGAATCACCGCAAAGGCTCCTCAGTGCAGAACCCTTAGACCTCACCTCTGTCCCCTTTGGCAACTCTTCTCCCTCAGATATAGAAGTCCCCAAGCCAGGCTCCCCGGAGCCACAGGTTTCTGGCCTTGCAGCCAATCGTTCTCTGACAGAAGGCCTGGTCCTGGACACAATGAATGATAGCCTCAGCAAGATCCTGCTGGACATCAGCTTTCCTGGCCTGGAGGAGGACCCACTGGGCCCTGACAGCATCAACTGGTCCCAGTTTATTCCTGAGCTACAGTAG
- the FOXM1 gene encoding forkhead box protein M1 isoform X5 yields MKTSPRRPLILKRRRLPLPVQNAPSETSEEEPKRSPAQQEPNQAEASKEVAEPHSCKFPAGIKIINHPTMPNTQVVAIPNNANIHSIITALTAKGKESGSSGPNKFILISCGGAPTQPPGLQPQIQTSYDAKRTEVTLETLGPKPAARDVNLPRPSGALCEQKRETCADGEAAGCTTNNSLSNIQWLRKMSSDGLGSCSIKQEMEEKENCHLEHRQVKVEEPSRPSASWQNSVSERPPYSYMAMIQFAINSTERKRMTLKDIYTWIEDHFPYFKHIAKPGWKNSIRHNLSLHDMFVRETSANGKVSFWTIHPSANRYLTLDQVFKQQQKRPNPELCRNVTIKTELPLGARRKMKPLLPRVSSYLVPIQFPVNQALVLQPSVKVPLPLAASLMSSELARHSKRVRIAPKVLLAEEGIAPLPSAGPRKEEKLLFGEGLSPLLPVQSIKEEEIQPGEEMPHLARPIKVESPPLEEWPSPAPSFKEESSHSWEDSSQSPTPRPKKSYSGLRSPTRCVSEMLVIQHRERRERSRSRRKQHLLPPCVDEPELLFSEGPSTSRWAAELPFPADSSEPASQLSYSQEEGGPFKTPIKETLPVSSTPSKSVLPRTPESWRLTPPAKVGGLDFSPVQTPQGASGPLPDPLGLMDLSTTPLKSVPPFESPQRLLSAEPLDLTSVPFGNSSPSDIEVPKPGSPEPQVSGLAANRSLTEGLVLDTMNDSLSKILLDISFPGLEEDPLGPDSINWSQFIPELQ; encoded by the exons ATGAAAACCAGCCCCCGTCGGCCATTGATTCTCAAAAGACGGAGGCTGCCCCTTCCTGTTCAAAATGCCCCAAGTGAAACATCAGAGGAGGAACCCAAGAGATCCCCTGCCCAACAGGAGCCTAATCAAGCAGAGGCCTCCAAGGAAGTGGCAGAGCCCCACTCTTGCAAGTTTCCAGCTGGGATCAAGATTATTAACCACCCCACCATGCCCAACACCCAAGTAGTGGCCATCCCCAACAATGCTAATATTCACAGCATCATCACAGCACTGACTGCCAAGGGAAAAGAGAGTGGCAGTAGTGGGCCCAACAAATTCATCCTCATCAGCTGTGGGGGAGCCCCAACTCAGCCTCCAGGACTCCAGCCTCAAATCCAAACCAGCTATGATGCCAAAAGGACAGAAGTGACCCTGGAGACCTTGGGACCAAAACCTGCAGCTAGGGATGTGAATCTTCCTAGACCATCTGGAGCCCTTTGCGAGCAGAAACGGGAGACCTGTG CAGATGGTGAGGCAGCAGGCTGCACTACCAACAATAGCCTTTCCAACATCCAGTGGCTTCGAAAGATGAGTTCTGATGGACTGGGCTCCTGCAGCATCAAGCAAGAGATGGAGGAAAAGGAGAATTGTCACCTGGAGCACAGACAGGTTAAG GTTGAGGAGCCTTCGAGACCATCAGCGTCCTGGCAGAACTCTGTGTCTGAGCGGCCACCCTACTCTTACATGGCCATGATACAATTCGCCATCAACAGCACTGAGAGGAAGCGCATGACCTTGAAAGACATCTACACTTGGATTGAGGACCACTTTCCCTACTTTAAGCACATTGCCAAGCCAGGCTGGAAG AACTCCATCCGCCACAACCTTTCCCTGCATGACATGTTTGTCCGGGAGACGTCCGCCAATGGCAAGGTCTCCTTCTGGACCATTCACCCCAGTGCCAACCGCTACTTGACATTGGACCAGGTGTTTAAG CAGCAGCAGAAACGACCGAATCCAGAGCTCTGCCGGAATGTGACCATCAAAACTGAACTCCCCCTGGGTGCAC GGCGGAAGATGAAGCCACTGCTACCACGGGTCAGCTCATACCTGGTGCCTATCCAGTTCCCGGTGAACCAGGCACTGGTGTTGCAGCCCTCGGTGAAGGTGCCATTGCCCCTGGCGGCTTCCCTCATGAGCTCAGAGCTCGCCCGCCATAGCAAGCGAGTCCGCATCGCCCCCAAG GTACTGCTAGCTGAGGAGGGGATAGCTCCTCTTCCTTCTGCAGGACCAAGGAAAGAGGAGAAACTCCTGTTTGGAGAAGGGCTGTCTCCTTTGCTTCCAGTCCAGTCTATCAAGGAGGAAGAAATCCAGCCTGGGGAGGAAATGCCACACTTAGCGAGACCCATCAAAGTGGAGAGCCCTCCCTTGGAAGAGTGGCCCTCCCCGGCCCCATCTTTCAAAGAGGAATCATCTCACTCCTGGGAGGATTCGTCCCAATCTCCCACCCCAAGACCCAAGAAGTCCTACAGTGGGCTTAGGTCCCCAACCCGGTGTGTCTCGGAAATGCTTGTGATTCAAcacagggagaggagggagaggagccggTCTCGGAGGAAACAGCATCTACTGCCTCCCTGTGTGGATGAGCCGGAGCTGCTCTTCTCAGAGGGGCCCAGTACTTCCCGCTGGGCCGCAGAGCTCCCGTTCCCAGCAGACTCCTCTGAGCCTGCCTCCCAGCTCAGCTACTCCCAGGAAGAGGGAGGACCTTTTAAGACACCCATTAAGGAAACGCTGCCTGTCTCCTCCACCCCGAGCAAATCTGTCCTCCCCAGAACCCCTGAATCCTGGAGGCTCACGCCCCCAGCCAAAGTAGGGGGGCTGGATTTCAGCCCAGTACAAACCCCCCAGGGTGCCTCTGGCCCCTTGCCTGACCCCCTGGGGCTGATGGATCTCAGCACCACTCCACTGAAAAGTGTTCCCCCCTTTGAATCACCGCAAAGGCTCCTCAGTGCAGAACCCTTAGACCTCACCTCTGTCCCCTTTGGCAACTCTTCTCCCTCAGATATAGAAGTCCCCAAGCCAGGCTCCCCGGAGCCACAGGTTTCTGGCCTTGCAGCCAATCGTTCTCTGACAGAAGGCCTGGTCCTGGACACAATGAATGATAGCCTCAGCAAGATCCTGCTGGACATCAGCTTTCCTGGCCTGGAGGAGGACCCACTGGGCCCTGACAGCATCAACTGGTCCCAGTTTATTCCTGAGCTACAGTAG